From the genome of Paraburkholderia flava, one region includes:
- a CDS encoding helix-turn-helix transcriptional regulator encodes MTPCEGTPAIDWFSCADVLAHRMASTTATSRIPRELASTVRSDSVVVTTSRDNSGKSDLLDFDLDDCRAHMRRAGFSTLNYGAFEMIGQRVLHAHLLRDLTPASYVQPYFEGLWYEADPRFASVLQSGFPVAWRLDRIEEEAARTGDRRTRALAASLRAHAMNSGVIFSLSAPQLELRVGVGLASEMHDSDWIDDRVTGAALAVSLAVHRFVQPFLEARVRGRRAITLECEQEAVLERLVQGLSDQEIADALHLSLHKVGYHIHALERTFNVHNRAQLAYLAARRVRASNDA; translated from the coding sequence ATGACCCCGTGTGAAGGCACGCCCGCAATCGACTGGTTTTCCTGCGCCGATGTTCTCGCGCATCGTATGGCAAGCACGACCGCTACGTCTCGCATTCCGCGCGAACTTGCGTCGACCGTGCGCAGCGATAGTGTTGTTGTTACCACCTCCCGCGACAACAGCGGCAAATCCGACCTGCTCGATTTCGATCTCGACGACTGTCGCGCGCACATGCGTCGTGCGGGCTTCAGCACGCTGAATTACGGCGCGTTTGAAATGATCGGCCAGCGCGTGCTGCACGCCCATCTGCTGCGCGATCTCACGCCGGCGTCTTACGTGCAGCCGTATTTCGAGGGCCTATGGTACGAGGCTGATCCGCGTTTTGCCAGCGTATTGCAAAGCGGCTTTCCGGTTGCGTGGCGGCTTGATCGCATCGAGGAAGAAGCTGCGCGCACCGGCGATCGCCGCACGCGCGCGCTGGCCGCATCGCTGCGCGCGCATGCAATGAACAGCGGGGTGATCTTCTCGCTGTCGGCGCCGCAGCTCGAATTGCGCGTCGGTGTGGGGCTCGCATCGGAGATGCACGACTCGGACTGGATCGACGATCGCGTGACCGGTGCTGCGCTTGCAGTGAGCCTTGCCGTGCATCGTTTCGTCCAGCCGTTTCTCGAAGCGCGCGTGCGCGGCCGCCGTGCAATCACGCTTGAATGCGAGCAGGAAGCGGTACTCGAAAGGCTTGTGCAAGGTTTGTCCGATCAGGAGATCGCCGACGCATTGCATCTGTCGCTGCACAAGGTCGGTTATCACATTCACGCGCTCGAACGAACGTTTAACGTGCACAACCGCGCACAGCTCGCGTACCTCGCCGCACGGCGCGTGCGCGCATCGAACGACGCATGA
- the sctV gene encoding type III secretion system export apparatus subunit SctV: MADLKAFPREWRRTLFAGASVSGARRAASPRADLFIAAFIIAVVALFILPLPQAALDGMISLNLAVSIVLLTVSTYVPSAVSFSSFPALLLFTTLFRLALNIASCKLILLHANAGHVIDAFGRLVVGNNVVVGGVVFLVIAVVQFIVIAKGSERVAEVGARFSLDAMPGKQMSIDADLRAGIISADEARERREKLEQESQLHGAMDGAMKFVKGDAIAGLLIAFINIVAGIAVGTLMHDMSIGEALQRYAILTVGDGMASQIPSLLVSIAAGIVTTRVATRDTRQRQLGEQLGEQLGAHPRALLIAALVLAGFLVVPGFPVWSFALISVALATIAIMQMKRRTVAPSFNLINVAGRADGVQGEGQAARVAHVAGVTSLIAVTLAEDLRRELNLAQLQAALSNAKARVDADIGTVFPRITLTDDEHAPDGTYRVYLQDVLAAHGALKPGWLLWDGVSALPEQAERQPAEAFGPFATALWLKGDTATPAEGKHLTCEAALAAHVEQIVRQHADELLGIQETQALVHLVRRDHPELVGELTRLVPLQRITEVLRRLLAEQVPIRNLRVIFESLITWAPNEPDDVIALVELVRIDLRRMITDRHAGASRQLRVVLFEQNLQERIENAVMRTKQGNFLALPSGVKADICEQVRAIANAANGAGGAPGPHGNARLAVMIALGARRYAKSILQPVLPDLPVLSYQEIEEDVQLHTVGWVKNPPDDGTVGAGADVRNANAGALS, translated from the coding sequence ATGGCAGATCTGAAGGCGTTTCCGCGCGAGTGGCGGCGGACGCTGTTCGCCGGCGCGAGCGTGTCCGGTGCCCGGCGTGCCGCTTCGCCACGCGCAGACCTGTTTATCGCGGCGTTCATCATCGCGGTCGTCGCGCTGTTCATCCTGCCGCTGCCGCAAGCGGCGCTCGACGGGATGATCTCGCTGAATCTCGCGGTCAGCATCGTGCTGCTGACGGTGTCGACGTATGTGCCGTCCGCAGTCAGCTTCTCGTCGTTTCCCGCGTTGCTGCTGTTCACGACGCTGTTCCGTCTCGCGCTGAACATCGCGTCGTGCAAGCTGATCCTGCTGCACGCGAACGCCGGTCATGTGATCGATGCGTTCGGCCGGCTGGTGGTCGGCAACAACGTGGTGGTTGGCGGCGTGGTCTTTCTCGTGATCGCGGTCGTGCAGTTCATCGTGATCGCGAAGGGCTCGGAGCGGGTCGCGGAAGTCGGTGCGCGTTTCTCGCTCGACGCGATGCCCGGCAAGCAGATGAGCATCGACGCCGATCTGCGCGCGGGCATCATCAGCGCGGACGAAGCGCGCGAGCGCCGCGAAAAACTCGAACAGGAATCGCAACTGCACGGCGCGATGGACGGCGCGATGAAGTTCGTCAAGGGCGATGCGATCGCGGGCCTGTTGATCGCGTTCATCAACATCGTTGCGGGCATCGCGGTCGGCACGCTGATGCACGACATGAGCATCGGCGAAGCGCTGCAGCGTTACGCGATTCTCACGGTCGGCGACGGCATGGCGTCGCAGATTCCGTCGCTGCTGGTGTCGATTGCGGCCGGCATCGTCACCACCCGCGTCGCGACGCGCGACACGCGGCAACGTCAGTTGGGCGAGCAACTGGGCGAGCAGCTCGGTGCGCATCCGCGTGCATTGCTGATCGCGGCGCTCGTGCTGGCGGGTTTCCTCGTCGTGCCGGGCTTCCCGGTCTGGTCGTTTGCGCTGATCTCGGTCGCGCTCGCGACGATCGCGATCATGCAGATGAAGCGCCGCACCGTCGCGCCGTCGTTCAACCTGATCAACGTTGCCGGTCGTGCCGACGGCGTGCAGGGCGAAGGGCAGGCGGCACGCGTCGCGCACGTCGCGGGCGTGACGTCGCTGATCGCAGTGACGCTCGCCGAAGATCTGCGCCGCGAGCTGAATCTCGCGCAGTTGCAGGCCGCGCTGTCGAATGCGAAGGCGCGCGTCGATGCGGACATCGGCACGGTGTTTCCGCGTATCACGCTGACCGACGACGAGCACGCGCCCGACGGCACGTATCGCGTCTATCTGCAGGACGTGCTCGCCGCGCACGGCGCGTTGAAGCCGGGCTGGCTGCTGTGGGACGGTGTGTCGGCGCTGCCCGAACAGGCCGAACGTCAGCCGGCCGAAGCGTTCGGTCCGTTTGCGACCGCGCTGTGGCTGAAGGGCGACACCGCGACGCCGGCAGAAGGTAAGCATCTGACCTGCGAGGCCGCGCTGGCCGCGCACGTCGAACAGATCGTGCGACAGCACGCGGACGAACTGCTTGGCATCCAGGAGACGCAGGCGCTCGTGCATCTGGTGCGACGCGATCATCCGGAGCTGGTCGGCGAACTGACGCGGCTGGTGCCGCTGCAACGCATCACCGAAGTGCTGCGACGGCTGCTCGCCGAACAGGTGCCGATCCGCAACCTGCGCGTGATTTTTGAAAGCCTGATTACGTGGGCGCCGAACGAGCCCGACGACGTGATCGCGCTGGTCGAGCTCGTGCGCATCGATCTGCGGCGGATGATCACCGATCGTCATGCCGGTGCCTCGCGGCAACTGCGCGTCGTGCTGTTCGAACAGAACCTGCAGGAGCGCATCGAGAACGCGGTGATGCGCACGAAGCAGGGCAATTTTCTGGCGCTGCCGAGCGGCGTCAAGGCGGACATCTGCGAGCAGGTGCGCGCGATCGCGAATGCGGCGAATGGTGCGGGAGGCGCGCCGGGGCCGCACGGCAACGCGCGGCTCGCGGTGATGATCGCGCTCGGTGCGCGCCGCTACGCGAAGTCGATCCTGCAGCCGGTGCTGCCCGATCTGCCGGTGCTGTCGTACCAGGAGATCGAAGAGGACGTGCAGCTGCATACGGTCGGCTGGGTGAAGAATCCGCCCGACGACGGCACCGTCGGTGCCGGCGCGGACGTGCGCAACGCAAACGCGGGGGCGCTGTCGTGA
- a CDS encoding helix-turn-helix transcriptional regulator, giving the protein MSEIALSENPTDDDVFADLCVSLCEHDDETRTRSIPVVRYNDAKQIVVDQKDAPRLGVADMLTSAQSEGERARIVASLLHLMGFSTFAYFALEFTHESVQRLFLHDAFTPATYRGEYVDRCHFDIDPRTFGARMCNVPMVWDLRKLRQQYGEQHDKREPGESGVPATREALDDFLNTMRGDGMCSGIMYSMAIPGTRLHAFMSFTAPKLNRDWITTTTVEQVLSIGLSVHKFSLPKLIAAARENSVNGLTAFEQKLLTGIAEGASDKEIGKRLDTSAHNVDYHLRKLRKRFGVSNRIELTYLTSKMELI; this is encoded by the coding sequence ATGTCAGAAATTGCATTAAGCGAAAATCCAACCGATGACGACGTGTTCGCAGACCTCTGCGTGTCGCTGTGCGAACACGACGACGAAACGCGTACGCGTTCAATTCCCGTAGTCCGTTATAACGACGCGAAGCAGATCGTCGTCGATCAGAAAGACGCGCCGCGTCTCGGTGTTGCCGACATGCTCACGAGTGCGCAGAGCGAAGGCGAACGTGCGCGCATCGTTGCGAGCCTGTTGCATCTGATGGGCTTTTCGACGTTCGCGTACTTCGCGCTCGAGTTCACACACGAGAGCGTGCAACGGCTCTTCCTGCACGACGCGTTCACACCCGCCACTTATCGCGGCGAATACGTTGACCGTTGCCACTTCGACATCGATCCGCGCACGTTCGGCGCGCGGATGTGCAACGTGCCGATGGTGTGGGATCTGCGCAAGCTGCGTCAGCAGTACGGCGAACAACACGACAAGCGCGAACCAGGCGAAAGCGGCGTGCCCGCCACGCGCGAAGCGCTCGACGATTTCCTGAACACGATGCGCGGCGACGGTATGTGCAGCGGCATCATGTATTCGATGGCGATTCCGGGCACGCGCCTGCATGCGTTCATGAGCTTCACCGCGCCGAAACTGAATCGCGACTGGATCACGACGACGACCGTCGAGCAGGTGTTGTCGATCGGTCTGTCGGTACATAAATTCAGTTTGCCGAAATTGATCGCAGCCGCGCGCGAAAACTCCGTCAACGGTCTCACCGCATTCGAACAGAAGCTGCTGACCGGCATCGCCGAGGGCGCGTCCGACAAGGAGATCGGCAAACGCCTCGACACCAGCGCGCACAACGTCGATTACCACCTTCGCAAACTGCGCAAACGCTTCGGTGTGTCGAACCGGATCGAGCTGACGTATCTGACGTCGAAGATGGAGTTGATCTGA
- a CDS encoding alanyl-tRNA editing protein codes for MPHYLCHEQPDLLEFDAAITDARPGAVRLDRSALHPGGGGQVCDTATLTHAQGIARIVGMEVENGRYWHLLDAPLELSGNVHVAIDAERRSTVAQLHTATHILNALVYQQFAGALVTGAQIGADGIARMDFDLPEATNDALRALEAPLNDVIRQGMEVRASYVRLSDAKATPGLIRSASVAPPPTPDGTIRIVEIGTLDRQACGGTHLTNTTQSRPVRVTKIENKGRHNRRMRIELV; via the coding sequence ATGCCACACTATCTCTGCCACGAACAGCCGGATCTGCTGGAATTCGACGCGGCCATCACCGATGCGCGGCCCGGTGCCGTGCGGCTCGACCGCTCCGCGCTGCATCCGGGCGGCGGCGGTCAGGTCTGCGATACCGCGACGTTGACCCACGCGCAGGGAATCGCCAGAATCGTCGGCATGGAAGTGGAAAACGGCCGCTACTGGCATCTGCTCGATGCGCCGCTCGAACTGTCCGGTAATGTCCACGTCGCGATCGACGCGGAACGCCGATCGACCGTCGCGCAGCTGCATACGGCCACGCACATCCTGAACGCGCTCGTCTATCAGCAGTTTGCGGGCGCGCTGGTCACCGGCGCGCAGATCGGTGCGGACGGTATCGCGCGGATGGACTTCGATCTGCCCGAGGCGACCAACGACGCGCTACGCGCGCTCGAAGCGCCGCTCAACGACGTGATCCGTCAGGGGATGGAAGTGCGCGCATCGTATGTCCGGTTGAGCGACGCGAAGGCGACGCCGGGGTTGATCCGCAGCGCGTCGGTCGCGCCGCCGCCGACGCCGGACGGCACGATTCGTATCGTCGAGATCGGCACGCTCGACCGGCAGGCATGCGGCGGCACGCATCTGACGAACACCACGCAATCGCGACCGGTGCGCGTGACGAAGATCGAGAACAAGGGACGCCATAACCGGCGCATGAGAATCGAACTGGTGTGA